The Streptomyces armeniacus genomic interval CCAACTGGCATACGGAGAGCTTCCCCGGCTCGTTCTACCCGCGCACGATGCGCCCCGGCAGCGTCACCGTCGAGTCCCGGATCGGCGAGGACGTCATCGCCGGACTGCGCCGCCGCGGGCACCAGGTGACCGTCGGGCCGCCCTGGTCGGAGGGGCGGCTGTGCGCGGTCGCGCGGGACCCGGAGACGGGGGTGCTGAGCGGGGCGGCCAACCCGCGCGGCGCGCAGGGGTACGCGGTCGGCCGCTGACCGCTGATCCGCCGGGCGCCGCCCGCCGGCGCCCGCGCCGAACCCCCCTCCCCACCCTGCCCCCGTCTGCTTCAATCGAGGGGACGCTGCGTCGTAAGCCTCCCGCCGAACTCGGCCGACTCATCGACGTCCACCGGCCGTTGCAGCCCGTGCTCGGCTGGGGGCTGGTCATCCTCGTCGCGCTCGTGCTCACGCCGTTCGCGACCAGCGGCGACGTGGCGCCCCTCCCGGTCCACGCCGTCGTCTTCGTGCTCCTCGTCTACGGCGAGGCCCTCGTCTTCGCGCCGTCGCTGCTGCTCGAGCACCGGCTGTACGAGCACGGGCTGGTGCTGCGCACGATGATGATCGGCACCCCCATCCACGTCATCCCGCACCACACGGTGCAGCCGGCCCTGCTCCACACCCGGCCGGGGCAGAGCGGTTCGGAGCTCGGCAGCGAGGAGAAGCCCGCGCGCCGCAAGTGCATCGCCGGCCGCCCCCACGTACGGCTGCACGGCCTCGGGACGCACCACGCCCGCATGCTCGGCAAGGGCAAGCTGGCCTGGGACGAGGCGGGGCAGCAGGGCTCGGGGCGGCTGCCCGGCGGGCAGCGGTCGTACAGCGGCCACGAGAGCTGGGAGATCGACTACCGCGACGCGGGGCAGCAGCTGAAGCTGATCACCCGCACCGTGCCGGCCAGCCACCGAGTGTGGCCGTACCACAAGGCGGACGACTGGCGGCGGCCTCCGACCGGCCACGCCTGACAACCCGGTGCCCCGCGCCCGCCGGGCCCCGCGCCGCCTGGGCTCCACCCGTACGACGCCGGGCCGCCACCCGTACGACAGGTCCACTGTCGGACGGTCGTGCTTCCATGGAGGGCATGATCGATGATGCGCTGGTCGCCGGCGCCGAGGAAGCCGTACGCAAGGCCGTGGCCGAGGAGGTCATGCCGCGCTGGCGGCAGCTGGCCGCGCACGAGGTGGTCGAGAAGAACGGGCCGCACGACCTGGTCACCGTCGCCGACCGGCTGGCCGAGGAGCATCTGACGCGCTCGCTGACCGAGCTGCTGCCCGGCTCGGTGGTGGTCGGCGAGGAGGCCGTGCACGCGGACCCCGCAGGGTACGAGGCGCTGCGCGGTCCCGCCCCGGTGTGGATCGTGGACCCGGTGGACGGCACCCGCCAGTTCGTCCGCGGCGAGGGCGGCTTCTGCACGCTGGTGGCGCTGGCCCGGCACGGCGAGTTGCTGGCGTCCTGGACGTACGCGCCCGTGCAGGAGCTGATGGCCGTCGCCCGGCACCGCGGCGGCGCGCTGCTGAACGGGGACGTGCTGCGCGCCGGGTCGCCCGAGCCCGGCAAGATCCTCGAAGTCGCCACCTCACACCCGGACTTCACGACCGACGCGCAGAAGCAGGCCCTGCTGGGCCTGTGGACGCCGGAGGCGGCGCCGCGCCCGTGCGGCTCGGCCGGGCTGGAGTATCTGAACGTGGCGCGGGGCGCCGTCGACGCGGTCGCCTTCTCCTGGGAGAACGCCTGGGACCACGCCGCCGGACTGCTGCTGGTGGCCGAGGCGGGCGGCGCGAGCAGCACGATCGCGGGCGAGCCGTTCCGGCTGGCGGGCGGGAACGCGCTGCCGTTCACCGCGGCGCGGGACGCCGAAACCGTGCGGCGTATCCTGAGCCTCCTTCAGCGGGGAAGCTGAGTTCGCACGGCGAGGGGAGAGCCGAGAGTGCCGTCGATCCGTGACGCGGTGGTGGTGGGAGCCGGGCCCAACGGGCTGACAGCGGCGGTCGAACTCGCCCGCCGCGGCTTCTCGGTGGAGCTCTTCGAGGCGCTCGACACGATCGGGGGAGGGGCGCGTACGGAGGAGCTGACGCTCCCGGGGTTCCGGCACGACCCCTGCTCCGCCGCGCACCCTCTGGGCATCAACTCGCCCGCGTTCCGCGCCATGCCGCTGGACCGCTACGGGCTGGAGTGGCTGCACTCGGAGCTCCCCATGGCGCATCCCTTCCCGGACGGCACCGCCGCGGTGCTGGCCCGTTCGGTGGCGGAGACGGCCAGCTCCCTGGGGCCGCGGGACGCGGGCGCGTACCGGCGGCTGGTCGAGCCGTTCGTGCCGAAGTGGGACCGGCTGTCGGAGGACTTCCTGGGGCTGGGCTCAGCGTTGAACGGCGGGCTGC includes:
- a CDS encoding inositol monophosphatase family protein; translated protein: MIDDALVAGAEEAVRKAVAEEVMPRWRQLAAHEVVEKNGPHDLVTVADRLAEEHLTRSLTELLPGSVVVGEEAVHADPAGYEALRGPAPVWIVDPVDGTRQFVRGEGGFCTLVALARHGELLASWTYAPVQELMAVARHRGGALLNGDVLRAGSPEPGKILEVATSHPDFTTDAQKQALLGLWTPEAAPRPCGSAGLEYLNVARGAVDAVAFSWENAWDHAAGLLLVAEAGGASSTIAGEPFRLAGGNALPFTAARDAETVRRILSLLQRGS